In the Caloenas nicobarica isolate bCalNic1 chromosome 10, bCalNic1.hap1, whole genome shotgun sequence genome, TAATGGGAAACATTAGCATTGTTAATGCTTTCTTGCTAAAGCCCCAAAGATCTTTGCTGGTGTACAGTTATGCATTCATGCATTAGTGACTAACTGATGACAAATGACTAGGAGTGATGGAGTTGTTgaattctgctgctgttctaTCAGCCAAAATAAGAATTGCAAATAATGACTACACAAGACTTTGAAATTCCTTGAAAAATATACACTATAGAATGTACAGAGCAGAGGTGGCAAATTGTGAcactaaaaattatttatttaatgaaaaataaagattgaaGATTTTGGTAAAATGTCTACAAGACCTGCAGCTGTATATTACGAATTATTATATGCAGTTACCAACAACATGAAAACACCCTTTATCATTACATTTCCAAATGTGAAGTAATGAATCCTGAAAATACCCTTCCAAAGTTTAGTTCATAATTCTGTCTATACTTCTTCTTAGAAACACCTAAAATGGGCAGAGGTTAAGTAACTTACTATATTGCAAACCATGGGACACTTTGACCTCTGCTTTGTGTGGTTTGGGGAGCACAAGGGGAATACTGATTTATGCGGCTTCTGGCAGGGCAGAGCTCTCTGATAATACGCTCTACAGAACTTTTTAGTTCTGGATTAAGATGTCATTTTTCACATCGAATAGGACCTTTTGCCAGTGTCAtaattccactgaagtcaatgagatTCCATGACTCCTGGCAACAACCTGTTGTGAACAACAACTGACTGACATGTACAGCTCCTGCACCAGCAAGCTCCTCAGTGCGTCACACAGCAGTGACAGTGGTACAGCAGTGAGTGACCGAAGAACGTGTCCCCTTTTTGCTCAACAGCCTCAACTCCAAAGCACAAAGTTGTGCAGAGGCCTGACCTAATGCTACAGACTATGGATGGGCTGTGAAACACAGCTGAATATCCACCCTTCTTCCTGCTggggagagctgctctcctctgaAACCTCTTGAAGCTTTTCAGGCCATGGCTCATTTGTAGGATGTCATATTTACAATGTCATCGTGTATACAGTTCCCCGGCCTTTCTCTGTAAGATGGAAGATGAATCAAGCATTCAGAATTGACTCTGCATCTGGTTAAGTCCCAGTTCCATAGAGATGGAGAGACTTGTCCTGCTCCCAGTGAGTGAAACTCTGACACCCAACTTTGACTTTTGGCTGaggtttaaaattttaaattttttttttttactgtttattcTCTTGTGGTAATACAACCTATGCAGGAGATCAACAATGCTCAGTGAAATGACATTAAAGTCAGGGTGTTAAACATAAAGCAACTTTTAGGTTTGTTGCTACTTTCCTTCTGATTACCTATTCTTCTGGAATTAGGTGGTCTTTAGTTCTTGTTTAAAATACTCTGTTAATAACAAAAGCTGATATCTACATACCTAAGCGATGAAATCCAAAAGTGAACCTCTTTGTGGGAGATTTTGCAGACAGCCAGAGAGCAAGCAGGGTCAAAATAATACCGCTGAGGTCAGTTAACATATGAAGTGCATCTGTCATAATTGCTAGACTGTTAGCAACATATCCACCTGAAAATGAAGTTGGAAAAGTTAGGACGTATGGCATTAATGATTCTGGATAATAACCCTCTTGGCATAGCCTaccattatttattttcagaacagTGCATTGAGTGCATGAGAGCACTTGTTATAATTACtaaagttgggttttttttccattgcaatCAAAATGCCGTACTATAATTTAAAGCTACCATAGTTACAAGTGCAGTGAAGTGTGCTTTCTATTAAGAGTAACATAGAAAGGATTCAGTCCTATTATTCTCGTGGAGACTACTTGCAACATAACGTTTGCAAGATCACGcccaaaatgtttttttaattttttctatatatattaTTGCATGTGTTTAATCAGCTGATCCTTTTATTAAACTACATTTGTTAAACATTTTGACATTAAGGAACAGGGACAGAAACCCAGTGACTCGACGGCACAGAAATTTACCCTGCCCCCTTTTTATTACATTGTCTTTTAACCTTCGTTACTCAGTCTTGGCAAGGGTGTATAAGTTCTGCTAATATATATTACAGACAATAACTTTGACTTGCGcagcctttttctttgttatttattactgtaattttttcttgtaattacGAGCTCTGTTGAGACAACCTCAGATCAAAGGTTAATATCTTTGTTACAATTCAATTGCTAATGCTGCTATCGGATCGCTGGGAGATTTAAACAATGCACCTCTCTCTTAAGCAGCCCTTCTCCAAAGGGGAATCAAGAACAGGCTGCGTTGCCTTCCATATGCATGAAGGTAAGCCCATTTTCTCAGAAAAGATCACATTTTTAGTGTCAGTTCAGCTATGATTTAGTTTCTCTTTTTACCTTGAGATTGTCATTCAGCCTGTAAATTCTACTGAGCAAAGCATGCAGCTGGCATGCCATTTGACAGGCTAGAGCCTCCAACTAACATTTCAAGTGAAGGTGTTTTCATACACAATTAAAACTGCCTTAGTGAAGAGGCTGCCCATGAGGGAAGAGCAAAGGGAAATTCACAGCTGGCTGATGGCTTTCCAGACTAGCCCTaaaacgtgtgtgtgtgtgtttgttcaCACACACCTGCAGACAGAACTACAGTCTCCTCCCCGGCCAAACCCGAGCAGCGTGGCTGATACTGTAGTATTGCTTGCTCTGGGGGTAACTACCAAATATACCACATTTCAACCAGTTCCCTTCCTCTACCCGCCCCTTCTTCAGTTGTTCATAAGTTTCTAAGTCAAATTCTTCTGAGGCTGAAGTTTTCCAAAGGCCATCACGGCTCAAAAATAATGAGTTTTTAAGATTTAGCAATTCAGCAGATTTTTTAGTAAAATCAGTTATGCCTCtcatttctgaattaatttttgttctcacataattgaaaaaaatatgcctTAGAAATGTGGAACTTGGCCTCTTATAGtcaacagagaagaaacaacAATTTTTATCTAAGGACGTTCAACTCAGTAGTTTATGTGTATGATCATTTAAGGTATGTATGTTAATTCACATGTATTACTTTTGAGAATAACTTCAGTCTAAGATGAGTCAATCCTATTTCAGCTAGCCTCTCACTTTCAAAGactttacaaataaaattataaagaagGAATTCAGGTACTGAAGCTAATCATCATGCAGCATGTGgattaagaaaatataattaagatttatgaaatactgaaataaaaggtTCTCCATTTCCAAAAATATCGGTTCATTGCTTGGTTAAAGGTACTGCCTAAAGGCTATTTAAACATGATGGGcaacttggagaaaaaaaagacatctatAACCTTTACAAACAGACAGCTTGATGGTTCACCACTGTTTTCAGTGACCTGTGAAGGACAGCAGTCCTCCTCAGGGGTGATCAATTAGAAATCTCTAAACATTGCTCTTCTGACAGGGTTTTGATGTTTCCAGCTAACTAGGACTTGCagtatgtttttcatttattgatGCAAAATGGTTCCCACAAAGTGTAAGTTGTTATCTTATCTGACTTTTACAATGACTGTTCATCAAATTAAACAACAAACACTGAAGTGGGCTGGGGTAATGAGCTTGGCTGTACTTCGGAAAAAATATGCCTATCAAGATTTCacaacaaagctgctgaaacAAGATTTCCTTCATGTTGATATTGGTAACAGACAGCAGAAAGATTTTTACTGAACAAATTAATTGTGTCATAgggtcttttgcctttttcttagAAACTCAAATCTGTGAAAGATCGTAGAAAGAAGTAAGTTAAAATGTCCTATGTGATTAAAGTTTCCCAAATATCTGAGCTACAGATCAGTCTAAAAAGTTCCAGAATTTGAAACCAACCAGACAGAACACAACACAGGGCTGGTGCGAAATAACCGGGTAGGGCACTGACCCAAGACTTGAGGGCtccatttttaattacttgttCTCCTGCTGATTTCTTGTCCTATGACAAGTCATTCAGGTCAAGATCCACGAGAGTACAGAGATAGCCAAGTCCTCTAACTGCTCTCTCTGGAAGCTGGATGCCTGAATGTTTTATGGGTCTGGCCCTTAGCACTGTCTGCCTCAGTGCCCAAATAATGAAATTAGGCTGGTAATAGTGTACAAAACCTGCGGAGGATGAGCCTCTGCTAGAGTAGTAAATGATTTGTACAAACAAATCCACTACcctgtgctgagctgagcttGCGGAAGTCCTTGCTCTAAGGGAAAAACAACAGATGATGTGACAGTGATGAGAGAGTATTTTTACTCTTAACATTATTTCTAGAGTTCTCCCTGCACTAGCTACAGAGAGGTCTGCAATAGTATGAATCGGATCAGAAGCCTCAACAGATACACAATTAGTGACTTCAGCATCAAGCTGCCAACAGCTCAGAAATATTATTCAGTAAAGGGCCCTTCAAATGAACTAAACTCAGCATATATCAGAACTGTGATATGAATACAATCAAATAAAATCACTGTCATCTTAAAGGATATCTACATCTGAGATACAACACTATGTTGCTTACCAAATTTACCTGAGTTCATGCTGAACCAAAATCTcagccagagaaaaaaaacagctgGGAGCAAATGGAGACATTCAACCAGATCCCTGGCACAGGTTTGGTGTGCAGTGCCCTATCTGTGATGAGCTGATGTATTGTGGCAGCATTATTAATGACTAACCACACACTGAGAGATGTTGAAGGacaaaagcacttttttccATTAACTCACATTAAGGCCTCAAATAAAGCTGGTGCAGATATAGTCAGTATTCTGGTGTCTATCTGAAAAATGGACCATTTCATTTCtcctggggatttttttctatgtatgtGAGACAAACTTATAATTTATACTTAAGCAATGATTTTGCTCCCTATCTATCTTGTAGAGTTTCTGTCTTAACGCCACAATTCACAACTGTCCTAGAACAAGCGATCCAAGAGCATGAACTCACTTCACACAAGCAGAGATCAGATCTTCAGTCATTATGGACCAAATCTGCATGGGTGAGGAGGGGGATGTAGGTCTCATGTTACTATACCTGAGGCATCTCTGTTATTTGCTTCCAGAAAGACtttgacttgatttttttttcccctggtggATTGTGGCAAATAACTCATCTGATTAGCTCTGATTTAGACTTGTGTGTTAAAATGGAAgcaatttaaaagcaattaattgTTATAGTTGCCAGAGAGACCTGGCTCAGCATACCCGCCAATGCACTGGCACTGGTTAACACTCCCCACTACTTCCAGTCAGGGGACAGGGGATGAGAGTTGAAGCAAGTGTTCTTCAGGAGGCTGAGCAGCACCAAACACTTGCACTGAATGGCACGGATGTATCCAAACGATGGTAACAGGACACTGATATTAAATTGGTAAGTGAACAGAGATTAACAGATAAATACTATCCTTTGTAAAAATGATTGGATAATGATGAAGCCATAACATTTAATAGCTCATCTATGCATCCAAGGGACCTTCAAATGTAAGTTTATTTCAAGCCTGTGCTGCCATAGGCTAGTAACTAAAGCACAGGTGTTTTGTGCAGACTGCTGTATAATGCGCAGGTTCTGTTCAACCTGAATAGCAAACGATAGCACGTCTTTATGAGGGAGCAATAAAAGCTAAACTTGAGCACCGGATTCATTCCGGCCAACAACAATCAGATGCTTATATAGGAAAAAACTTCCAGGTAAAAACCCACCATACTTCTGCCAAGTACTAACAAAGAACTTAAGCTACTTGGTATTATTCTTCCATGTTGTAATGGGAAGTgttaaaatagttattttagtTGACTTTGATCATAAGATTTATGTCTGGATGGAGCATCTGCTGCTCCAGAGCACAGCAGGACATCAGGAAGTTGTCAAGAGCGTGGCTGCTTCACTGGGTTGTTATTTATAGCTCAGGATTTGTCATTTCAATTGTAAATAACAGAGTGTATTGCTGTATCTGGTGAATGAGGACAAATACCCCTTAATATTAGTTTTGCTATTGTGGTAAATGTCACACTTTGAAACGCTATTTCTCTCGATGCAAACACAGGGAGATTTTATGGCACTAACTAAAAAATACTGACGATTAAGTTATTCATCTTTTATTTACATCTGTAATAAAATGTCACTTCTCCCTAGCTTataaaacaggagaaataaaaaaacattaGACATATaacaaatgtgtattttatgcCATTTGGGGAGATTGATGAGATTTGGGTAAGTGAAGTTGCAAAGTCCTCTTTTCTTGCACGGCAGACACAGGTGGACTTCGCTCCTTCCCACTCTCTTGAACTTGCAGCTAATCGCTCTGCTCTCTCTAAATGACAGGTGCTTTCTcttagtaaatatttaaaatcaaagttCGAGCAGCGTAACAGGCTCTGAGGCGCACGGGCCAGAGAGACGGCAACAAAAGCCCCCGACTCACCTATGAGCTCTCCGGTCATGAAGAGGAGGTAGAGGAGGGCAGCGAGTGTCAGCCGCTGCTTCACCTTCCTCTGCTTGGAGCGCTCCCGCCGGCTGCTGCAGCCGCTGCAGGGGTCCGGCCGGCCGGCCCGGGCGCTGCGCAGCGCGATGTCCCGATCCAGCAGGGAGTCGTCGTCGGAGGGCAGGCCCGGGGGCGCCCCGTTCACCGGCGTCTCCGGGGCCGACTCCGAGGCGTCGTCCGACACCACGACTCGCAGCTTGTTAAACCGGGGGAAGTCCTCGTCCCCCACCTCGTCCGAGAAGTCAAAGGCACTGGAGTCGTTCAGGAACAAGGGGTCCTCGTTCCTCCGCAGCAGCGACTTGATGCTGGTCCAGAGACCGAGCCCAGCCATAGCGGCGGCGCCCGGGGACCCCGCCGGGTGCGACCGACTCGCCGCGGGCGGCTCTGCTGGCGCAGCTCCTCCTTGCAGGCGGCGCCCGTCCGCTCGCCGTCCCGTCAGGGCATGTCCCCTACATCGCCCCGCCAGGCCCCGCGCAGGCCGGCCGGAACGCAACGCGGGGCTCAGCCGCGGAGCGCCCCGGCGCTACGGAGCCACACCACCGCCTCCGCCGCTCGCAGGCCCCCGCCTCCGCGCCCGGCGCCGAGCTGTGAAGCGCCGCGGACGCTGTCACTCCCCGGAGCCCCGGGCCGCCGCACTCAGCCGGCGCAGCCCCGCTCACGGCGCGGCCAGGCAGGCGGGGCCGCCTCCCTGCCGGCGCAGGGggagcgccgccgccgccgccgtgcGCGTCGCATCCATCAGCGCCGCGCTCCAGGCATGGCCGCGGGCGGGGACGGCGCCTCCGCCGAAATCCTTGCGCGCTCCCGGGCCAGCCCCGCGgagggcggcggcagcgggcgcgaaggggccgggccggcgctGCGCAGCCGCCATCCCCTGCGCGTCCGCAGACCGCCGCGGCCCCCGGCGGCACTGCGCCTGCGCTCTCCGCGCGGGCCGGCCACGGGTTCGAGCCCCGCTctcgccccccgccgccccccgcacTGACCGCGGAGGTGGGGGGGCCGGGCACGGCCGCCGAGCTgggagggcggcggggcccgcTCAGCAGCGCCCGGCCTGGCGGAACCCCTGCCTGCCTCGTGGGAGCCCGACAGGCCGTTCCTGTCTTTGCGTGCGCTTGTGTTTGGTGGATAAATTTGGTGGGAGGTAGAAACTTCTAACTGTAAAAGCTGTAAAATCCAAATATGATCTGCTGATAGACAAGCAGCTGTTTTCGTGTACACTGGAAGCCTGAAGTGCATAGTTCCATGCTTTGGCTTTAAATTTTTAGCAGTCACAAGTTAGCATtgtgcagcttttttttctttcctgcgCTGTCAGGGCCCAGGTCTTTACACCTTTTCCACTAACTCCCGTCAGGGCAGTGTCAGGTTGCAGGAAGTCACATGCGCCTTTCTGAGCATTCCTTGAAAGATGTAGGGAGAAACAAACCTCAGAGGCCCTGCTGTCAGATAATACCTTCTATAACTGTGCTCTTACTAGAAGTAATTAGATTTTTGCCTTTATTAATTCTGTTGAGAGATTATTCCCCCTCCTCTCTGGTCTGATTACTagaaattttcttctaatttccaGCCTACACATATTCAGGGGCAATTAGCACCCATAGCCAAATTTTGTTACTGCGTCAGTCAGTTCCGTAAATCAtaaacatttctggaaaaacaCGCCTACCTGAGGGAAAGTACATATCCTGTTTTTTGACCTGGTTGATGGAAGTTTCCGAGTAAAGATCAGAGAACTGTGTAGAGCTGCTGGATTTTGGAGAAAGGCACTCCCTTTCTGGTCAAGGGCTGATAGCAGATACTGGCATGCATCGGGTTGTCACTTCAGAACGTGGAGTGAGCCCCTTCTTGGAACACACCCCGCAGGAGGGACTCGTGTGTGGTAAACTGGCCTTGGGTGGAGATTGGTTATTGTCGTTCTCTGTAATGATGTCCAGTAAGAAACAGTGTTATGCTTTGTCTGAGGTCCCTTGCCACTTCACAATATGGCAGTTGTCCTGAGCATGTAATCTCAAATTATTCTTTGTCAGGTGGCTAAAAAGGTGCTATCCCAGCCCTTCCACCCACCTTGTAATTCCCCCAACGGGGTTATCAGCACAATTGTTTTGGAGTCAGACGATGAACTGGGTCCTTGAAATGAgccagaattaaaaaatacatattggaGGAGGTTGGGATATATTCGTATGTATAACTGAGACTGCTTCTGTGATCACAACTCGCATAGATATCCATATGACAGCTGAGGGGGCAGCAAACAGTGTGGGAGTCAGAATGAGCAGTCAAGGCTAAGAACCTGTTAAGCCAGCCTTGGTGCGCAGGGAAACGCTCCCAGCTGTGTTCCAGTTTAGCCATTCttaatgcttttgttctgctcAGGTTGATTTAACTCTATGTTTCATCAGTCTCACCACTTGTCCCAGCACAACTGGGCCAGAGCACACAGGCATGACTGGGTGGCCAGGTGGGAGCTGCCAAAACTCCTTGGAAAACTCTGTCTCAAAATGTTGAGCTTTGCATTGGAGGGTTGAGGAACAGGCTTACGCTCCATTCTGCTGCCCCTCCTTCAGGGACAGAAACTTCTAGCACTGAAGAGGAGGAGTAAGTTGTGGTGACTTAACACCCTGAACCAGCGCACTAAGtcttgctggtttgttttttactgaatAACTGAGACCAGATTTTCTGGAGTTTTGTCAAGTCAAGAACCAAGTAATGCATTGTCAAGATGAACCTCTGTTGAACGCAGCTTTTTTCTAACAGCCTGTTGCACTCCTTTATGACAGCCAAGGCTGTACTCCCTCTGTAGCCTTGTTCACTTAATTAGGACAGAGAGCTTTTAAGAAGTCAGCTGTTAATGTTAGCTTTTCATACTGTCATTCCTGAAGTCATACAGCACTTTAAAAGCTGATGGTTTAAAACATACTATTTGCTATTCTATCTTTACTTAGATTCCTTTTAAAATCGGTTACAATAAAATCCACAATGTGTGGGTGATAATGTTGCACTGAAAGTTTCTGAGCACAATTACCacaatgtaaaatgaaaaggatgCGATGATTTGCTGTTACAGTGTCACACATGTATTGCTACAGCATCACATGGCATTTGTCTTGCCGGTAGCTTGCAATATAACATCTTTCCAGCATTTGAGCTGCAATCTTGTTGGGAGGGTAAGACCTCAGCAAGAAAGCTATAAAGTTGTGTGCAAACTTTGGACAAGCATCCTGGAGATAGACAGTAAGTGTTGAGTTGTTGTAGGATTAGGAGTAGCAAGTAAGTGCAGGAATACAACAGAGGGCTgtaggagaagaggagagaaagcaaggaagcGTACGGTGATGTCAAACATGGATTCACAAACGTTGCTGCCTCTGGATGGGCAGTGAGCCATCAGCTAGAGAGTCCAGGTTCTGCACAGTCTCCCTTGTAGCTCTGTAGCTGTGTAGGGActacaaatcaaattcaggtaATTATATAGAAATGTCCTCAGCAAGACTTCTCTTCTGATTAATTAAAGCTGGTTCATTGTATGGCTCCATGGGTTGCAGAGTGTGTTGTTGAGTGGTATCCTATTTTTACCTAACAATGGGAGTACTGATTTTGCACAGCTccttgaaattaaatatttagacCAGCAGGTTACTGTGCTTTTGGTTAGTTTAACCAAATGTATTTGTTCCTTCTTATAAGGTTCACTTAACTTCcttttcaaacatatttttctccaaGAATAAAACTTTAACCAGTCCTTCAGAGGATAATGAACTTGGTAACGCACTTGGGAAACAGCTACTGTGAAACACAGAACGCTTTGTAGAGGAAAAGGAACAAGAGAGGCTTTGTATCAATCTCTTTTTTGGAGCATTTGGGTTGAAAAACAGTTAAATTGTAACTTATCTAGAAAAGCAGATACCAGTTTTATATTCCACTCCTTAGTCTATTTCTGCAGGACGTGGGAGGGTCTGGaacaggcaaagcagcagcacaaatcTGCAACTCCCACATCTCGAGTGCGACTGTTTCAGAGCGATTATCTCACTTGCTCTTACTAGAAATTCCATCTGGAAGCTGAGATGTCAGTCCCAgtgaaactctgaaaaaaagtttattttttttcccactgaaagAAACTTCAAGTAAAATTGCTAACAAGTTGTAATGAGAATCTTGATTTGAGTCTGTTTGAGGACAAGTTCCTGTTGTTGCAATCTGGCTGCAGACCGGGCCTTtgatgcttaaaaaaacccaaacaacaaacaaacaaacaaaacccaaacaaacaaaacccaaacaaccaacccccccaaaaaaaccaaacaaaaaaacacaaataaaaaccagaaaaccaaagaaaaacaaataaatttttattctgATGACAGTGACATAATTGTGATCAATAGCAATGGTTAATtagaatatatatatgaaaaaaaaataaatgaatgtgcAACAGTCTTGTTAAAACTGTCGGGTTTAAGGACGACAGATCCCCTCATTGCGCTTTTGAAAAGCACTAGTGAGACTGCCCGAGTTTAATTTTAATCCTGAAACTGTGGGGTTTCGGGGCGAGCCAGCCCCGAGCCGCCGGGCCTCCAGCGTCATCGTCCGTCATTTCCGCATCCGGCGCGGCGGCCCTTCTAGCCGGAGGCGCGCCGAGGCGACTCTATGGTGTGGCGCCGCCCCGCTGGGTGAGGGCAGCCGGagccccgccgcccgggccctgcctcccgccgccgcgccccggccTCCTCCCGCCGCAGGCTCGGCCTCAGCCCGGGCGGCCTCCCGCCCTGCGAGAGGGGCCTCGCGGGGGGCGGCAGCGATGAGCGTGGCGGAGCGGCCTGAAGAGGAGGCGGCGGCCTCGCTGGGTACGGCAGGCGAGTGCGGGGGCCGGGGAGGGCCCGGGGCAGCCCGGCTCGGGGCGCgcccggggctggcggggctgcaggcggccgggcccggccccggccccggtgAGAGCTGAGGCCCCGCGGAGCGCGACGCCGTGAGCCCGGGCTTGGGCTGCAGCGCCCGCCGCCGGTGCCAGGGCGGGTGCGCTGGAGGGCggaggcgccgccgccgccgtgtTCGCCCGCGCGGGGCGGCCTGTGCAGCTCGGTATTGCCCAAGAGCTCTGCACACGATAGGTCATTATAGCTTTGCCCAGAGGAAATTCACGGAAACTTGTTCACTGATTCTTGCAGGCTTCTGGAGTTCGGCGTGTGGCGTTTTAGTGAGGTCTTAACGTGTTTTGAGCAAAAGGCTAAGACCTTTATTTGGTAGATGTGGGTTTATTTTCTAACTTGGAAAGCAAAGGGCGGGTGTGTGCAAATGTTTAGGTATTCTTGATTCATAGCCACAGCTACTGATATTGCCTCTTATTTCCTCAGTAGACTGAAAtacttggatttttctttttataagaTGTCTTTGGAATACTCTATTCCcctctttctgttctgcttgtGTTCAGATAACTGTTCACCAGAGAGCTCATGAGGGAGGCatagagagggagaggaaaaaggaaggacagTCTAGTTGTTAAAGTGCAAAGAATTATAACTTGAGTGtctaaatgcttttaaattttaaataggAGTATGTAGTTACTTTAGGTGAAACTTGAAGTGCATGCTGACCTGTCACATTCAACCTTGCTATTCTTTGGTACAGGTCCTAATGACACATCTCCAGACGAAGGAGTAGTAGAAGATCTGCCTTTAATAGATGAGAAAGCTGTGGAGCAGCTAACTGAAGGACTCATTTCTTATTATCTGCCTGACCTTCAGCAATCAAAATCAGCACTACAAGAACTTACGTAAACAAGTTTTTAAAACCAACATCTTATACGTGCATACTTCGTTTGCCATTTTTTAACGTTCTAGTAACCCTTAACTGGAATATAGTTTATTGTAGCTTTTCTGTGTTCCACCTATAGCCTTCTGAATGGCTGAGTGACTGGCAGGAATACTGGGGAGTGTATAAGCTGCAGTGTAGTCTATCAGAACTTTGACTGAAGAATATATAATGCAAGAACACTGAAATACCCTAAGCCAGATATAGCAGAAAACATGCAGAtttcttaaatactttttcACTTTCGTAGTGGAAAGTCTTCTGAAAGctagatttattttgtttgcagaaATGCAGTTTGTACCTGGGGCATCTTGTAGTGTGCTATATTGTTGTTGTCCAGTCTCTAAACTGCGTTTCAAAAGATACACTTGGAAAATATAATTAAGGAGTTAAACAGATAGAAGTTCTTTACACATTGGCATCTCGCTAACTGAGAATAGTTTATATTCAAGTGCAGACTGGATCTGCCATGGATGCAAAGATGCCAGAAGGGGCTTTACACAGAGCCAGCTGGGGTTTTGCAGGGTGCATTGATTTGGGTTCCACAATGTGTGATGTGGTTATACTGCT is a window encoding:
- the SLC30A4 gene encoding probable proton-coupled zinc antiporter SLC30A4 isoform X2, whose protein sequence is MAGLGLWTSIKSLLRRNEDPLFLNDSSAFDFSDEVGDEDFPRFNKLRVVVSDDASESAPETPVNGAPPGLPSDDDSLLDRDIALRSARAGRPDPCSGCSSRRERSKQRKVKQRLTLAALLYLLFMTGELIGGYVANSLAIMTDALHMLTDLSGIILTLLALWLSAKSPTKRFTFGFHRLGGPVLFEITYFPLLWTGPLFATSSDNPELLPEKSQSSLVQKFSEKTEFEGYTDSEV